In Halobacteriovorax sp. HLS, the DNA window ATTCTCTCTTTTATTATAAGAGCGCTGAACTGTAATAATTTGATTATCAAGATCAATATCTTCCCACTTGAGAGCGTAAAGTTCCCCATTTCTCATACCAGTCAATAGAGCCATAGCCCAAATGGAATACCACTCGTGGTTAGATGATTTACTTTCATATAGAAGAGATCGAATCTCATCAGCTTTTAAAATCTCAGGTCGCTTCTCTTCTTTTAACTGAATCTTTAATCCATAAACAGGGCTATTATGAACTCCCCTAATAATGCGTTCCTCAATGGCCCATGAGTAAATCATATTAATGGTATTCTTTAAGCGCTTTTGAAAAGACTTTGTTCTCCTCTCTTCTAAAACAGTGTTTAAAACTTCCCTTCCATCACCCCGAGTTATTTCTACCGCAGGACGATCCAACCAATTCTTAGTCCAGTTATTCATCATTGAAATATAGTCCTTAATCGTCGCTGGGTTATACTTCTTATCCAGATAGCTCTCATCACTTACAGTTGATGCCCATTTGCTCACAACCATTCTCCAAGTCATCCCATGCCCTTCTCTTTGAGCTATTTTATGGGAGAGGTCCCGAAGGAGATTTCTCTCCTTCCGAACCGCTTCTGCTTTTGACTTAATCCCCTTGATTCTTTTTTGAAGGCGAATATGTGGCATGACCTTGGATCTCAAATTAATGTAAACACTATAAGACAATACTCCGTTGTTCATTATTTGATTAACTGCCATACCACCTCCTAAATTAAAGAATTCTCAATTAAGTTATCTAGCTCAGACTTTTTAAAGAATAATCGTCTCCCCCATTTTCTTTTTATCAGATATCCTTTACTCACCAGTTTCCAAATGGCATTCTGTGTCTTCCCAAGATACTTGGCCGCTTCATCTGTAGATAACCAAGACTTATTAATATCTTTAACGCTATTCAAAGTGACCTCCTTAGACGTTTGGAAACCCAATTAGATTCGCAGTGATTTCTTGATACTTCTTTATCTCTCCGTCATCTGTAGTAAATTCCTTAAACTCTCGATATCCCTTAACGAAAACTTCCTTTCCCTTTTTAAGATATAAAGAACAAAGTTCAGCCTGTTTTCCCCATACAACAACCTTATTCCAAGTTGTCTTCTTTTCTTCTTCATCAGTAGTGGCCACCGACAAATGGCACACGGCCTTTTGAGTTTTTGTATATCTAAGATCCGGCTCTTTTCCTAAGCGTCCAACAAATAATTCTGTATTATTGATATTCATAGTTTTCCTTTGATTAATTTAGGTTAAGCTTCTTTAAAAGATATTCCCCAAGGCTAAGCTTCACATTGTTCTTGGCATTGTATTCATCAAGACTTCTTTGCACTTTCTCCATCTCTGAGAGTGAATTTTCTTGAACCCTATCAATATCTTTTGTCGTGAGCTTTCCCATTGCATACAAAGCAATATCCTTAAATAGAACTTCACCTCCATGCTTTTTGTCATTTGCCTTAAGTAGATATTCTTGTACAATCTTCAACTCTTTTTCATTTTTACTTAGATCAACAAAGAACTTAGTCTGCTCCTTATTTAATACATACTCAGGCTTCTCATCTTTAGGTCTTCTCCCTCTTTTCTTCTTCGTACCTTCTTCATTTTTATTTTTTTCTTCTATCATTTAATTAATCTCCAAATTTAGTTTTAATTCCCACCTTCGCCCCATCCTTTAATCTTAGAATCAATTGTTATTAGCTATTATTGACCACTTCCTCGTAACTCGTGGAGAGGGGGTGGTCAAAAATCGCGTCCAATAACTACTTGATTCGACTAGAGTAAAGAGCATGGGGCGAAGGTGGGTGTAAACTTAGATAAACTCTGTCCGTACACCGTATAAACCTATTCACCAAAGATATCCATAAAGCTCTTTTCTTCACCTTTAAAGTAACAATTAGCTTTTTCAAAATTAAACCTAGTTGGTGTCAGTTCATCATCTAATAGTAAAATTACTTTTCTCCTCACATCATCAGTCATATTTTCTAAGATCTTCTTATAAGATCTATATGTAGTTTCTTTGTTAATGACATAGATAACGTAAGAGTAATAAATGCAATTAGAGTACTTGATCAGTTTATCTGTTAGTCTTGATTTACTTTTTTGATGCAGCTCAACTTCTATGGCCAATGAATATTCTTTTCCATTCTTTTGACCAAAGATAAGTCCATCAGGTTCTATATCTAACCCACGCCCGAAGCATTGTACTTGACCCGTTTTAAAGTTCTTAAACTCGATCATCTTGGTTACAATATTCGTTGCGATTAAATCATGATTTAAACTATCCTCTGCCTCATCAAAATTAGCCCCATAAGGGCATATCTCTGAACCTTTAGGTGTTAGAGTGATAAACTTTCTTCTCTTATCTCCAAGAATACTTCTAACAAAACCTTCAGACTCAAGTTTCTTAATTTTTCGACAAAACATTTGATACGATATACTAAAATTCTTTCTCTCATAGAGAGACTTCATTGGAATGATTTTCCATCGCCCTACTTCTGAAAGAATATCAATGTAACCATCAATTAGATAAAAGCTCTTCATTATAGACAGTCCTCCGTAGTAGGAGTCTCATTACCTTCATGACCTCTTTGATTTCTTTTATCTATCCAGTTGTTATATTCATAGAAATCAATATTTTTATTAATAGTCTCTTGATCTATATATTTAACATTCATAAGATCAATTCTTGTTGGTTGCTGCCTTAATAAAATACATTGGC includes these proteins:
- a CDS encoding site-specific integrase, whose amino-acid sequence is MAVNQIMNNGVLSYSVYINLRSKVMPHIRLQKRIKGIKSKAEAVRKERNLLRDLSHKIAQREGHGMTWRMVVSKWASTVSDESYLDKKYNPATIKDYISMMNNWTKNWLDRPAVEITRGDGREVLNTVLEERRTKSFQKRLKNTINMIYSWAIEERIIRGVHNSPVYGLKIQLKEEKRPEILKADEIRSLLYESKSSNHEWYSIWAMALLTGMRNGELYALKWEDIDLDNQIITVQRSYNKRENIFKSTKAGYWRTVPVSGELKTLILELKQKSKSEFVLPRLVMWRKGYQAKILKAFCKSIGLPEIKFHTLRACFATQLIGSGVEPIKVMKICGWKDLKTMSYYLRLSGIDEKGVTEGLNFLPNIGGNILSMNFGTTHV
- a CDS encoding helix-turn-helix domain-containing protein, which codes for MNSVKDINKSWLSTDEAAKYLGKTQNAIWKLVSKGYLIKRKWGRRLFFKKSELDNLIENSLI
- a CDS encoding single-stranded DNA-binding protein, producing MNINNTELFVGRLGKEPDLRYTKTQKAVCHLSVATTDEEEKKTTWNKVVVWGKQAELCSLYLKKGKEVFVKGYREFKEFTTDDGEIKKYQEITANLIGFPNV